Below is a genomic region from Neisseria arctica.
TATCCGCGAATCAGGACGTTCGATGGTCGTAAAAGCAAACGTGCAAAACCAACCTATTACCATTGTCCTACTCAACTCCCCCTCATCTATCAGCCGTGTCAATGATGCGCGCAATATCGAATCTTGGATGTTGCAACGCCGCTCTTAAGGTTGGCGCCTAATAAAATGCCGTCTGAACATTCAGACGGCATTTTATATACTTATATACTTAAAACAGTGTTACGCTTCGGGCATACTGCCTTCGTTTTGACACAAGCTGAACAAATTTACACCCTTGCTTCGGATCTTATTACCTCCGGGCAAATCGGTAAACTCAAGAATCGCCGCGGCCTCAATTACCTCACCACCCAATCTTTGAATCAGCTCAACACCAGCAAGCATCGTTCCACCTGTAGCGACTAAGTCGTCTACCAGCAACACCCGAGCCCCCGGCTGTACTGCATCAGTATGCATTTCAACTGTTGTTTCGCCATATTCCAAGGCATAACTTTGCGATACCGTTTCAAAAGGCAGCTTGCCTTTTTTGCGAATAGGTACAAAGCCCACATTTAACTGATAAGCCAATGCCGCACCGATAATAAAACCGCGTGCATCCAAACCGGCTACCACATCGATTTTCTGACCCATATAGCGGTAAACCAACAAATCTACTAAAAGGCGGAAATACTCCGGGCTTTGCAATACAGGCGTAATATCATGAAATAAAATGCCTTCTTTAGGCCAATGAGGCACTTTGCGAATCTTTTCCGCCAAAGCATTGACACCCATTACATCCGGATGAATCAACATAATCTATTCCTATTATCGAAAACATTTAATGGTGTATTGTAACCGATTTTACAAAGGCCGTCTGAAACTCGGTTCGGATGGCCTTTAGCCATCTGGTTATATTTTGCAAAATACTAAATATAACCTAAGAATTTCCAATAAAAGCCCTAAAACATATTACCTCTTTAACAAAATGCCGCTAGAAAGTACGACAACAATCAAGATAAAAACAAAGCTTCACACTCTTTATAAACCACACAGCCCTTTTCATTTCTTAAAGACAACGATAATTAAAATATTGATTCTAAACAATAAATATCAATCGACAATACAGCCCCACCAAAAGCAGACACACTACTAAAGTATTTATAATTTCAAAAAAATCAATTAAATAGCAAATAAAAATGATAAAATTACAAACTGCGGCCTAGGTCGCCGCCTGAAAAACAAAACCGCTTGTTGCTATGTTATAATTCGGAGCATAAATATCTAAATGGCAACACATTATGCACAGTAAGAAAAAAGGCAATATATTTATCATTACCGCTGCATCAGGCACTGGTAAAACCACATTGATATCCCGCCTTGTCAACAATCGTCCCGATATCCGTGTTTCCGTATCGCATACAACCCGTGCGCCCCGTCCAGGAGAAATACACGGACAACACTACTATTTTATCGATACAGAAAAATTTGAATCTCTGATTCAAGAAGGCGCGTTTCTAGAACACGCCAAAGTGTTTGATAATTATTACGGCACCAGTATCGAAGGGGTAAATCAATTAAGCAAACAAGGTTACGATGTTATCTTGGAGATTGATGTACAAGGCG
It encodes:
- a CDS encoding adenine phosphoribosyltransferase, producing MLIHPDVMGVNALAEKIRKVPHWPKEGILFHDITPVLQSPEYFRLLVDLLVYRYMGQKIDVVAGLDARGFIIGAALAYQLNVGFVPIRKKGKLPFETVSQSYALEYGETTVEMHTDAVQPGARVLLVDDLVATGGTMLAGVELIQRLGGEVIEAAAILEFTDLPGGNKIRSKGVNLFSLCQNEGSMPEA
- the gmk gene encoding guanylate kinase codes for the protein MHSKKKGNIFIITAASGTGKTTLISRLVNNRPDIRVSVSHTTRAPRPGEIHGQHYYFIDTEKFESLIQEGAFLEHAKVFDNYYGTSIEGVNQLSKQGYDVILEIDVQGAEQVRRTLADACSIFILPPSFKVLADRLRGRGTESEEVVNKRLSKARHEIEQAFLFDYVVVNEDLTTAEADLLHIIKSYRLKQPSQQLFIENLLENS